In Gossypium arboreum isolate Shixiya-1 chromosome 5, ASM2569848v2, whole genome shotgun sequence, a single genomic region encodes these proteins:
- the LOC108453057 gene encoding uncharacterized protein LOC108453057 isoform X1: MKPDRLLDYAVFQLSPKRSRCELFVSSNGNLEKLASGLVKPFVTHLKVAEEQVALSLQSIKLEVEKCKNAETWFTKGTLERFVRFVSTPEVLELVNTVDAEMSQLEAARRIYSEGVGDQPSGALGGDDAGTMAAADATKKELLRAIDVRLIAVQQDLATAFTRSSAAGFNPDTVSELQQFADRFGAHCLNEACTKFISLCQRRPELIGPCQSGINDQVVRASWGSDMSIDDPDEDQNGFHVNSRPHKPCQNMHQEQQLQPTTKQTQHHIDQSKLATSQQPNPSSTSQQSSHAENKEEEKKEEGVTESSPSQVSQPTRRLSVQDRINLFENKQKESSSSGGKPVAVGKSVELRRLSSDVSAAPAVAEKAVLRRWSGVSDMSIDLGNEKKDGNPDNSPLCTPSSSSVSQGKNNVFQGLSDDTEQKDEKGLSDKVNSGKVESTSGPNKAAGSGLKDPGELHLQVGNLLGKEEGVGLKGWINQKDQLGSQNGQYQSFTSKSEQVELDDQVASQQKVKGSLTGERRGLEVQSRVFPDKAVFVGVKNQLTQSQVGVFADEVGEATPEGELKNRVEAQNKEQSVRKVRLRAPGHSRTLSAQFEGGIGLKTKEAQYKSSEGDQYTTQPQLQWRSFTGEVEEVGTKDIASTERQISKIEGSGVPKMKFKKQVAVGSEQSKKSQGRREEGGSVYANNKSVPGKKVLENEESLTTPMASVDQTPRIRQTRGNQELNDELKMKANELEKLFAEHKRRVPGDQLSSARRSKPADEQIEQEGSSQYNKPVAVDVSPLQLPDKNSTSESVGSLSNIANFCTPPTKMVNNQDCADSLRQDFSSISFSGDSRGKFYEKYMQKRDAKLREEWSSKRAEKEAKLKAMQDILEQSRTEMKAKFSGAVDRRASISSARRQAEKGRSFNLRLQREQHPISSIQSEEDEDLPEYYGQDRSYNEASLLDGSSRSSNTKKLLPNRNASLSTPRTTAVTVPRSAAKVSNPSSGRRRAQSENPLAQSVPNFSDLTKENTKPSSGAGKVTSHFQARNYARSKSNNEEIALGKDEQSRRSQSHRKSFAGPVDVSDVPALNSDDIGLAPLKFDKEQMGQSFNDKSLKNEEAKPFLWKGNGVGPGAGVNTAKFKASETFATPNGEESDEPEFEADDSMDMANEDEEDELETMAVDDSADMENGRSRLSQESDKLDNSGSEICDSLRSPSQVDPASVAELPAPMLTTFHTAVSLQESPGESPVSWNSRMHNTYSYPQETSDIDASMDSPVGSPASWNSHPLAQTGMDAARMRKKWGSAQKPFLVANATHNQPRRDMTKGIKRLLKFGRKSRGTDSLVDWISATTSEGDDDTEDGRDPASRSSEDLRKSRMGFPQGHPSDDGYNESELFNDQVQSLRTSIPAAPANFRLREDHMSGSSIKAPRSFFSLSSFRSKGSDNKPR; the protein is encoded by the exons ATGAAACCCGACAGGCTTCTTGATTATGCGGTGTTCCAATTGTCACCGAAACGTTCGAG ATGTGAATTGTTTGTTTCGAGCAACGGGAACTTGGAAAAGCTTGCTTCTGGATTAGTAAAGCCTTTTGTTACTCATTTAAAGGTGGCAGAAGAGCAGGTTGCACTGTCACTTCAATCAATTAAGCTTGAAGTtgaaaagtgtaaaaatgccgaGACTTGGTTCACAAAAGGAACACTTGAGAG GTTTGTGCGATTTGTTAGTACACCAGAGGTGTTGGAATTGGTGAACACAGTGGATGCAGAGATGTCTCAGTTGGAAGCAGCTCGAAGAATATATTCAGAG GGGGTGGGAGATCAGCCTTCTGGCGCATTAG GTGGAGATGATGCAGGAACAATGGCAGCTGCTGATGCAACAAA GAAGGAGCTTTTAAGAGCTATTGATGTGCGTCTTATTGCAGTACAGCAGGACTTGGCAACAGCTTTCACTCGTTCATCTGCAGCTGGTTTTAACCCTGACACTGTGTCTGAACTCCAACAATTTGCAGATCGGTTTGGTGCTCATTGCTTGAA TGAGGCTTGTACCAAATTCATATCATTATGCCAGAGAAGACCAGAACTGATTGGCCCATGTCAATCAGGTATTAATGATCAGGTGGTTCGAGCCTCGTGGGGATCTGACATGTCAATCGATGACCCCGATGAAGACCAAAATGGGTTCCATGTTAATAGTAGGCCCCACAAACCTTGCCAAAATATGCACCAAGAACAACAACTACAACCAACCACAAAGCAGACCCAGCACCATATAGACCAATCAAAGCTAGCCACATCTCAACAACCAAACCCTTCAAGTACTTCACAACAAAGTTCTCACGCTGAAAACAaggaagaagagaagaaagaGGAAGGGGTGACTGAGTCATCACCTAGTCAAGTCAGTCAACCGACTAGGCGGCTTAGTGTACAGGATAGAATCAATCTCTTCGAGAATAAACAGAAGGAGAGCTCAAGTTCTGGAGGCAAACCCGTTGCTGTTGGCAAATCTGTTGAACTGAGAAGACTTTCATCTGATGTATCAGCTGCTCCTGCAGTTGCTGAAAAGGCGGTGTTAAGAAGATGGAGTGGTGTGAGTGACATGAGCATTGACTTGGGTAATGAGAAGAAGGATGGTAACCCAGATAATAGCCCTTTGTGCACACCCTCCTCATCTTCAGTGTCTCAAGGTAAAAACAATGTGTTTCAAGGCTTATCAGATGATACAGAACAAAAAGATGAAAAGGGTTTGAGTGACAAGGTTAATTCAGGTAAAGTGGAATCCACGAGTGGTCCTAATAAAGCAGCTGGTTCTGGGTTGAAAGATCCAGGAGAACTGCACTTGCAGGTTGGTAATCTTTTGGGGAAAGAAGAGGGTGTCGGGTTGAAGGGGTGGATAAATCAGAAGGATCAACTGGGATCACAGAACGGCCAATATCAGTCTTTTACAAGTAAGTCTGAGCAGGTCGAGCTGGATGATCAAGTTGCTTCTCAACAGAAGGTTAAGGGTTCCTTAACAGGAGAGAGGAGAGGTTTGGAGGTGCAGTCTCGAGTTTTTCCTGATAAGGCTGTGTTTGTGGGTGTTAAAAACCAGCTCACTCAGTCACAGGTTGGAGTTTTTGCAGATGAAGTGGGGGAGGCTACACCTGAGGGTGAATTAAAGAATAGAGTAGAGGCTCAAAACAAAGAACAATCAGTAAGAAAAGTGCGCCTTAGGGCTCCAGGTCACTCCCGAACATTATCGGCGCAGTTTGAAGGTGGTATTGGATTAAAAACAAAGGAGGCTCAGTATAAAAGCAGTGAAGGTGATCAGTACACTACTCAGCCACAGCTGCAGTGGAGATCTTTTACTGGGGAAGTTGAGGAAGTGGGAACAAAAGACATAGCATCAACTGAGAGGCAAATAAGCAAAATCGAGGGTTCTGGAGTGCCTAAAATGAAGTTTAAGAAACAGGTTGCAGTAGGATCTGAACAGAGCAAGAAGTCACAGGGTAGGAGGGAAGAAGGTGGTTCTGTTTATGCAAATAACAAGTCTGTTCCTGGTAAAAAGGTTCTTGAGAATGAAGAGAGTTTAACTACCCCAATGGCTTCAGTAGATCAAACTCCAAGGATAAGGCAGACTAGGGGAAACCAGGAGCTGAATGATGAGTTAAAAATGAAGGCAAATGAACTTGAAAAGCTTTTTGCAGAGCACAAACGTCGGGTTCCTGGTGATCAATTAAGTTCTGCAAGGAGAAGCAAGCCTGCTGATGAGCAGATTGAACAGGAAGGAAGCTCACAGTACAACAAGCCTGTGGCAGTAGATGTATCTCCTCTGCAGTTGCCTGACAAAAACTCAACATCTGAATCAGTGGGGAGCTTGAGTAATATTGCTAACTTTTGTACTCCTCCTACAAAGATGGTCAATAACCAGGACTGTGCTGATAGTTTGAGGCAGGATTTCTCTAGTATCAGCTTTTCAGGTGACTCTAGAGGAAAATTTTACGAAAAGTACATGCAAAAGAGAGATGCAAAGCTGAGGGAAGAATGGAGTTCAAAAAGGGCTGAGAAGGAAGCCAAATTGAAGGCTATGCAAGATATCCTTGAGCAAAGTAGAACTGAGATGAAGGCCAAGTTTTCTGGTGCTGTTGATAGACGGGCTTCTATATCTAGTGCTCGTCGACAAGCAGAGAAAGGGAGGTCTTTCAATTTACGGTTGCAGAGGGAGCAG CATCCAATAAGTTCAATCCAGAGCGAAGAGGATGAAGATCTTCCTGAGTACTATGGACAGGATAGATCGTATAACGAGGCATCTTTACTTGATGGTTCTTCCAGGAGCTCCAACACTAAGAAGCTTTTGCCCAATAGAAATGCCTCTCTATCCACTCCTCGCACCACAGCAGTCACAGTTCCACGCTCAGCAGCTAAAGTTTCTAATCCCAGTTCTGGAAGGCGAAGAGCACAATCTGAAAATCCTCTTGCCCAGTCAGTTCCCAACTTTTCTGATCTCACAAAAGAAAATACAAAGCCCTCTTCTGGAGCTGGCAAGGTGACGAGCCATTTCCAAGCGAGAAACTATGCTCGTAGCAAGAGTAATAATGAAGAGATTGCTCTTGGCAAGGATGAACAGTCTCGACGGTCTCAGTCCCATAGGAAAAGCTTCGCTGGTCCTGTAGATGTTTCAGATGTGCCAGCCTTGAACTCTGATGACATAGGTTTGGCACCTTTGAAATTTGATAAAGAGCAGATGGGCCAGAGCTTCAATGACAAATCTCTGAAGAATGAGGAAGCAAAGCCTTTCCTCTGGAAAGGTAATGGTGTTGGTCCTGGTGCTGGAGTAAATACTGCTAAGTTCAAAGCATCAGAGACATTTGCGACTCCAAATGGCGAAGAATCCGATGAGCCAGAATTTGAAGCAGATGATTCTATGGATATGGCCAATGAAGACGAAGAGGACGAGCTTGAAACTATGGCTGTTGATGATTCTGCTGACATGGAAAATGGAAGATCAAGACTGAGCCAGGAATCAGATAAATTAGATAATTCGGGGTCAGAGATTTGTGATTCCTTGAGGTCTCCTTCTCAGGTTGACCCTGCATCAGTTGCCGAACTGCCTGCTCCAATGCTCACTACATTCCATACTGCAGTATCCCTGCAGGAGTCACCAGGAGAAAGTCCCGTGTCCTGGAATTCACGCATGCACAATACATATTCTTATCCCCAGGAGACTTCAGATATTGATGCCTCCATGGATTCCCCAGTTGGGAGCCCTGCATCTTGGAATTCTCACCCTCTTGCTCAAACAGGGATGGATGCTGCTCGAATGAGAAAGAAATGGGGAAGTGCTCAGAAACCATTTCTTGTTGCTAATGCAACCCATAATCAGCCACGTAGGGATATGACAAAAGGGATCAAAAGGTTATTGAAATTTGGACGAAAAAGCCGTGGGACAGACAGTTTGGTGGACTGGATATCTGCTACAACTTCTGAGGGAGATGATGACACTGAGGATGGCAGGGATCCTGCAAGTCGTTCATCCGAAGACTTGAGGAAGTCGAGAATGGGATTTCCGCAGGGCCACCCTTCTGATGATGGCTACAATGAAAGTGAATTGTTCAATGATCAGG TTCAATCCTTACGTACTTCTATTCCAGCAGCACCTGCGAACTTCAGATTAAGGGAAGATCATATGTCAGGAAGCTCCATAAAAG CACCGCGATCATTCTTTTCACTCTCATCATTCCGAAGCAAGGGTAGCGACAACAAGCCTAGATAA
- the LOC108453057 gene encoding uncharacterized protein LOC108453057 isoform X2: MKPDRLLDYAVFQLSPKRSRCELFVSSNGNLEKLASGLVKPFVTHLKVAEEQVALSLQSIKLEVEKCKNAETWFTKGTLERFVRFVSTPEVLELVNTVDAEMSQLEAARRIYSEGVGDQPSGALGGDDAGTMAAADATKKELLRAIDVRLIAVQQDLATAFTRSSAAGFNPDTVSELQQFADRFGAHCLNEACTKFISLCQRRPELIGPCQSGINDQVVRASWGSDMSIDDPDEDQNGFHVNSRPHKPCQNMHQEQQLQPTTKQTQHHIDQSKLATSQQPNPSSTSQQSSHAENKEEEKKEEGVTESSPSQVSQPTRRLSVQDRINLFENKQKESSSSGGKPVAVGKSVELRRLSSDVSAAPAVAEKAVLRRWSGVSDMSIDLGNEKKDGNPDNSPLCTPSSSSVSQGKNNVFQGLSDDTEQKDEKGLSDKVNSGKVESTSGPNKAAGSGLKDPGELHLQVGNLLGKEEGVGLKGWINQKDQLGSQNGQYQSFTSKSEQVELDDQVASQQKVKGSLTGERRGLEVQSRVFPDKAVFVGVKNQLTQSQVGVFADEVGEATPEGELKNRVEAQNKEQSVRKVRLRAPGHSRTLSAQFEGGIGLKTKEAQYKSSEGDQYTTQPQLQWRSFTGEVEEVGTKDIASTERQISKIEGSGVPKMKFKKQVAVGSEQSKKSQGRREEGGSVYANNKSVPGKKVLENEESLTTPMASVDQTPRIRQTRGNQELNDELKMKANELEKLFAEHKRRVPGDQLSSARRSKPADEQIEQEGSSQYNKPVAVDVSPLQLPDKNSTSESVGSLSNIANFCTPPTKMVNNQDCADSLRQDFSSISFSGDSRGKFYEKYMQKRDAKLREEWSSKRAEKEAKLKAMQDILEQSRTEMKAKFSGAVDRRASISSARRQAEKGRSFNLRLQREQHPISSIQSEEDEDLPEYYGQDRSYNEASLLDGSSRSSNTKKLLPNRNASLSTPRTTAVTVPRSAAKVSNPSSGRRRAQSENPLAQSVPNFSDLTKENTKPSSGAGKVTSHFQARNYARSKSNNEEIALGKDEQSRRSQSHRKSFAGPVDVSDVPALNSDDIGLAPLKFDKEQMGQSFNDKSLKNEEAKPFLWKGNGVGPGAGVNTAKFKASETFATPNGEESDEPEFEADDSMDMANEDEEDELETMAVDDSADMENGRSRLSQESDKLDNSGSEICDSLRSPSQVDPASVAELPAPMLTTFHTAVSLQESPGESPVSWNSRMHNTYSYPQETSDIDASMDSPVGSPASWNSHPLAQTGMDAARMRKKWGSAQKPFLVANATHNQPRRDMTKGIKRLLKFGRKSRGTDSLVDWISATTSEGDDDTEDGRDPASRSSEDLRKSRMGFPQGHPSDDGYNESELFNDQAAPANFRLREDHMSGSSIKAPRSFFSLSSFRSKGSDNKPR; this comes from the exons ATGAAACCCGACAGGCTTCTTGATTATGCGGTGTTCCAATTGTCACCGAAACGTTCGAG ATGTGAATTGTTTGTTTCGAGCAACGGGAACTTGGAAAAGCTTGCTTCTGGATTAGTAAAGCCTTTTGTTACTCATTTAAAGGTGGCAGAAGAGCAGGTTGCACTGTCACTTCAATCAATTAAGCTTGAAGTtgaaaagtgtaaaaatgccgaGACTTGGTTCACAAAAGGAACACTTGAGAG GTTTGTGCGATTTGTTAGTACACCAGAGGTGTTGGAATTGGTGAACACAGTGGATGCAGAGATGTCTCAGTTGGAAGCAGCTCGAAGAATATATTCAGAG GGGGTGGGAGATCAGCCTTCTGGCGCATTAG GTGGAGATGATGCAGGAACAATGGCAGCTGCTGATGCAACAAA GAAGGAGCTTTTAAGAGCTATTGATGTGCGTCTTATTGCAGTACAGCAGGACTTGGCAACAGCTTTCACTCGTTCATCTGCAGCTGGTTTTAACCCTGACACTGTGTCTGAACTCCAACAATTTGCAGATCGGTTTGGTGCTCATTGCTTGAA TGAGGCTTGTACCAAATTCATATCATTATGCCAGAGAAGACCAGAACTGATTGGCCCATGTCAATCAGGTATTAATGATCAGGTGGTTCGAGCCTCGTGGGGATCTGACATGTCAATCGATGACCCCGATGAAGACCAAAATGGGTTCCATGTTAATAGTAGGCCCCACAAACCTTGCCAAAATATGCACCAAGAACAACAACTACAACCAACCACAAAGCAGACCCAGCACCATATAGACCAATCAAAGCTAGCCACATCTCAACAACCAAACCCTTCAAGTACTTCACAACAAAGTTCTCACGCTGAAAACAaggaagaagagaagaaagaGGAAGGGGTGACTGAGTCATCACCTAGTCAAGTCAGTCAACCGACTAGGCGGCTTAGTGTACAGGATAGAATCAATCTCTTCGAGAATAAACAGAAGGAGAGCTCAAGTTCTGGAGGCAAACCCGTTGCTGTTGGCAAATCTGTTGAACTGAGAAGACTTTCATCTGATGTATCAGCTGCTCCTGCAGTTGCTGAAAAGGCGGTGTTAAGAAGATGGAGTGGTGTGAGTGACATGAGCATTGACTTGGGTAATGAGAAGAAGGATGGTAACCCAGATAATAGCCCTTTGTGCACACCCTCCTCATCTTCAGTGTCTCAAGGTAAAAACAATGTGTTTCAAGGCTTATCAGATGATACAGAACAAAAAGATGAAAAGGGTTTGAGTGACAAGGTTAATTCAGGTAAAGTGGAATCCACGAGTGGTCCTAATAAAGCAGCTGGTTCTGGGTTGAAAGATCCAGGAGAACTGCACTTGCAGGTTGGTAATCTTTTGGGGAAAGAAGAGGGTGTCGGGTTGAAGGGGTGGATAAATCAGAAGGATCAACTGGGATCACAGAACGGCCAATATCAGTCTTTTACAAGTAAGTCTGAGCAGGTCGAGCTGGATGATCAAGTTGCTTCTCAACAGAAGGTTAAGGGTTCCTTAACAGGAGAGAGGAGAGGTTTGGAGGTGCAGTCTCGAGTTTTTCCTGATAAGGCTGTGTTTGTGGGTGTTAAAAACCAGCTCACTCAGTCACAGGTTGGAGTTTTTGCAGATGAAGTGGGGGAGGCTACACCTGAGGGTGAATTAAAGAATAGAGTAGAGGCTCAAAACAAAGAACAATCAGTAAGAAAAGTGCGCCTTAGGGCTCCAGGTCACTCCCGAACATTATCGGCGCAGTTTGAAGGTGGTATTGGATTAAAAACAAAGGAGGCTCAGTATAAAAGCAGTGAAGGTGATCAGTACACTACTCAGCCACAGCTGCAGTGGAGATCTTTTACTGGGGAAGTTGAGGAAGTGGGAACAAAAGACATAGCATCAACTGAGAGGCAAATAAGCAAAATCGAGGGTTCTGGAGTGCCTAAAATGAAGTTTAAGAAACAGGTTGCAGTAGGATCTGAACAGAGCAAGAAGTCACAGGGTAGGAGGGAAGAAGGTGGTTCTGTTTATGCAAATAACAAGTCTGTTCCTGGTAAAAAGGTTCTTGAGAATGAAGAGAGTTTAACTACCCCAATGGCTTCAGTAGATCAAACTCCAAGGATAAGGCAGACTAGGGGAAACCAGGAGCTGAATGATGAGTTAAAAATGAAGGCAAATGAACTTGAAAAGCTTTTTGCAGAGCACAAACGTCGGGTTCCTGGTGATCAATTAAGTTCTGCAAGGAGAAGCAAGCCTGCTGATGAGCAGATTGAACAGGAAGGAAGCTCACAGTACAACAAGCCTGTGGCAGTAGATGTATCTCCTCTGCAGTTGCCTGACAAAAACTCAACATCTGAATCAGTGGGGAGCTTGAGTAATATTGCTAACTTTTGTACTCCTCCTACAAAGATGGTCAATAACCAGGACTGTGCTGATAGTTTGAGGCAGGATTTCTCTAGTATCAGCTTTTCAGGTGACTCTAGAGGAAAATTTTACGAAAAGTACATGCAAAAGAGAGATGCAAAGCTGAGGGAAGAATGGAGTTCAAAAAGGGCTGAGAAGGAAGCCAAATTGAAGGCTATGCAAGATATCCTTGAGCAAAGTAGAACTGAGATGAAGGCCAAGTTTTCTGGTGCTGTTGATAGACGGGCTTCTATATCTAGTGCTCGTCGACAAGCAGAGAAAGGGAGGTCTTTCAATTTACGGTTGCAGAGGGAGCAG CATCCAATAAGTTCAATCCAGAGCGAAGAGGATGAAGATCTTCCTGAGTACTATGGACAGGATAGATCGTATAACGAGGCATCTTTACTTGATGGTTCTTCCAGGAGCTCCAACACTAAGAAGCTTTTGCCCAATAGAAATGCCTCTCTATCCACTCCTCGCACCACAGCAGTCACAGTTCCACGCTCAGCAGCTAAAGTTTCTAATCCCAGTTCTGGAAGGCGAAGAGCACAATCTGAAAATCCTCTTGCCCAGTCAGTTCCCAACTTTTCTGATCTCACAAAAGAAAATACAAAGCCCTCTTCTGGAGCTGGCAAGGTGACGAGCCATTTCCAAGCGAGAAACTATGCTCGTAGCAAGAGTAATAATGAAGAGATTGCTCTTGGCAAGGATGAACAGTCTCGACGGTCTCAGTCCCATAGGAAAAGCTTCGCTGGTCCTGTAGATGTTTCAGATGTGCCAGCCTTGAACTCTGATGACATAGGTTTGGCACCTTTGAAATTTGATAAAGAGCAGATGGGCCAGAGCTTCAATGACAAATCTCTGAAGAATGAGGAAGCAAAGCCTTTCCTCTGGAAAGGTAATGGTGTTGGTCCTGGTGCTGGAGTAAATACTGCTAAGTTCAAAGCATCAGAGACATTTGCGACTCCAAATGGCGAAGAATCCGATGAGCCAGAATTTGAAGCAGATGATTCTATGGATATGGCCAATGAAGACGAAGAGGACGAGCTTGAAACTATGGCTGTTGATGATTCTGCTGACATGGAAAATGGAAGATCAAGACTGAGCCAGGAATCAGATAAATTAGATAATTCGGGGTCAGAGATTTGTGATTCCTTGAGGTCTCCTTCTCAGGTTGACCCTGCATCAGTTGCCGAACTGCCTGCTCCAATGCTCACTACATTCCATACTGCAGTATCCCTGCAGGAGTCACCAGGAGAAAGTCCCGTGTCCTGGAATTCACGCATGCACAATACATATTCTTATCCCCAGGAGACTTCAGATATTGATGCCTCCATGGATTCCCCAGTTGGGAGCCCTGCATCTTGGAATTCTCACCCTCTTGCTCAAACAGGGATGGATGCTGCTCGAATGAGAAAGAAATGGGGAAGTGCTCAGAAACCATTTCTTGTTGCTAATGCAACCCATAATCAGCCACGTAGGGATATGACAAAAGGGATCAAAAGGTTATTGAAATTTGGACGAAAAAGCCGTGGGACAGACAGTTTGGTGGACTGGATATCTGCTACAACTTCTGAGGGAGATGATGACACTGAGGATGGCAGGGATCCTGCAAGTCGTTCATCCGAAGACTTGAGGAAGTCGAGAATGGGATTTCCGCAGGGCCACCCTTCTGATGATGGCTACAATGAAAGTGAATTGTTCAATGATCAGG CAGCACCTGCGAACTTCAGATTAAGGGAAGATCATATGTCAGGAAGCTCCATAAAAG CACCGCGATCATTCTTTTCACTCTCATCATTCCGAAGCAAGGGTAGCGACAACAAGCCTAGATAA